A part of Streptomyces sp. NBC_01451 genomic DNA contains:
- a CDS encoding metallopeptidase family protein, with protein MLEMTREEFEELVAESLDRIPPELTRLMDNVAVFVEDEPPADDPELLGLYEGTPLTDRGEWYAGVLPDRITIYRGPTLRMCETRDDVVAETEVTVVHEIAHHFGIDDERLHALGYG; from the coding sequence GTGCTGGAGATGACGCGCGAGGAGTTCGAGGAACTGGTCGCCGAGTCCCTCGACCGGATTCCGCCGGAGCTGACGAGGCTGATGGACAACGTCGCGGTGTTCGTCGAGGACGAGCCCCCGGCGGACGATCCCGAGCTGCTCGGGCTGTACGAGGGGACGCCGCTGACCGATCGCGGGGAGTGGTACGCGGGGGTGCTGCCCGACCGGATCACGATCTACCGGGGGCCGACCCTGCGGATGTGCGAGACGCGGGACGACGTGGTCGCGGAGACCGAGGTGACCGTCGTGCATGAGATCGCTCACCATTTCGGGATCGACGACGAGCGGCTGCACGCGCTCGGGTACGGCTGA
- a CDS encoding metallophosphoesterase family protein: MARVPANTPHSQSTRTTRSTTGRLTRPLTALAGSYRARRAHPAAELVHPPHPWARTLGLVAVVLLGAWLGLLIVGDVRAPVGPMNTTMTLRPSLTGGTKINVSPLGALELNSHTAPVRLDVNVDQLDPVRAQALVDHPERLSGLQDEVAQDVGHGTLDLAVRSCVAVVSGATALGLAVYRRPRRALAAGGLALALLMASGATAYATWNPKSVLEPKFSGLLSSAPSLVGNARSIVSEFDVYQKELARLVTNVTKLYDVTSTLPTYQPDPATIRVLHVSDIHLNPVSWKIIASLVEQYDINVIVDTGDTMDHGTAAENGFLDPIRDLGAPYVWVRGNHDSQLTQRYLQRMKNVHVLDDGRAVTVGGLRFAGIGDPAFTPDRSAGEQDGGRDQELAGDRLASAIRDQRTLGTPVDIAMVHEPDAARRTDGVVPLVLAGHIHHAEMEVMEKGTRLRIEGSTGGSGLRALEKRNPDQIEASVLYLDRDTHRLQAWDEIKLGGLGLTTAEVSRHLPKENQPGATPVPSPSPSSSTSPSASSPASPLSSPPTSPSPSPVRSP, from the coding sequence ATGGCACGCGTACCCGCCAACACCCCGCACTCCCAAAGCACCCGCACCACCCGCAGCACCACCGGTCGCCTCACCCGCCCCCTGACCGCCCTCGCCGGCTCCTATCGCGCCCGCCGCGCGCATCCGGCCGCCGAGCTGGTCCATCCGCCGCACCCCTGGGCCCGCACTCTGGGCCTGGTCGCGGTGGTCCTTCTGGGTGCCTGGCTGGGCCTGCTGATCGTCGGCGACGTACGCGCGCCGGTCGGACCGATGAACACCACGATGACCCTGCGCCCGTCGCTCACCGGCGGCACGAAGATCAACGTCTCCCCGCTGGGCGCCCTGGAGCTGAACAGCCACACCGCGCCGGTCCGCCTCGACGTGAACGTCGACCAGCTGGACCCGGTCCGCGCCCAGGCCCTCGTCGACCACCCCGAGCGCCTCTCCGGCCTCCAGGACGAGGTGGCCCAGGACGTCGGCCACGGCACCCTCGACCTGGCCGTCCGCTCCTGCGTGGCCGTCGTGTCCGGGGCCACCGCGCTCGGCCTCGCGGTCTACCGCCGCCCGCGCCGGGCCCTCGCGGCCGGCGGCCTCGCCCTCGCCCTCCTGATGGCGTCGGGAGCGACGGCGTACGCGACCTGGAACCCCAAGTCGGTCCTGGAACCGAAGTTCTCCGGACTGCTGTCCTCGGCCCCCTCCCTGGTCGGCAACGCGCGCAGCATCGTCAGCGAGTTCGACGTCTACCAGAAGGAGCTGGCGCGTCTGGTGACCAATGTGACGAAGCTGTACGACGTCACGTCCACGCTCCCGACCTACCAGCCCGACCCGGCCACGATCCGGGTCCTGCACGTCTCCGACATCCATCTCAACCCGGTCAGCTGGAAGATCATCGCGTCGCTGGTGGAGCAGTACGACATCAACGTGATCGTCGACACCGGCGACACCATGGACCACGGCACGGCCGCCGAGAACGGCTTCCTGGACCCGATCAGGGACCTGGGAGCGCCCTACGTCTGGGTGCGCGGCAACCACGACTCACAGCTCACCCAGCGCTATCTGCAACGCATGAAGAACGTGCACGTCCTGGACGACGGCCGCGCGGTCACCGTCGGCGGACTGCGCTTCGCGGGCATCGGCGACCCGGCGTTCACCCCGGACCGCTCGGCGGGCGAGCAGGACGGCGGCCGGGACCAGGAACTGGCGGGCGACCGGCTGGCCTCGGCCATCCGTGACCAGCGGACCCTGGGCACCCCGGTCGACATCGCGATGGTCCACGAGCCGGACGCGGCCCGGCGCACGGACGGTGTGGTCCCGCTGGTCCTGGCTGGGCACATCCACCACGCGGAGATGGAGGTCATGGAGAAGGGCACCCGGCTGCGCATCGAGGGCTCGACGGGCGGCAGCGGACTGCGCGCCCTGGAGAAGCGGAACCCCGACCAGATCGAGGCCTCCGTCCTCTACCTGGACCGCGACACGCATCGCCTACAGGCCTGGGACGAGATCAAACTGGGTGGCCTCGGGCTGACCACGGCCGAGGTGAGCCGTCATCTGCCGAAGGAGAACCAGCCGGGCGCCACACCGGTTCCCTCACCTTCCCCTTCGTCCTCGACCTCGCCCTCGGCCTCATCCCCGGCTTCGCCCCTGTCTTCGCCCCCGACTTCACCCTCGCCGTCCCCCGTTCGGAGCCCGTAA
- a CDS encoding helix-turn-helix transcriptional regulator encodes MRGVPESHTGWTFLTNHSRVLAAIAENPTIRIRDMAARCRLTERAVQKIVADLEAAGYLTHTRQGRSNAYRIEDGTILRHPADEGLSVAELLALLSRHDDAHADGGRELQSTAPHPGSPEDDQRPHEGS; translated from the coding sequence ATGCGCGGAGTACCCGAGTCCCATACCGGTTGGACGTTCCTCACCAATCACTCCCGTGTCCTGGCTGCGATCGCGGAGAATCCCACCATCCGCATCCGTGACATGGCCGCACGCTGCCGGCTCACCGAGCGCGCCGTCCAGAAGATCGTCGCGGATCTGGAGGCGGCCGGTTATCTCACCCACACCCGTCAGGGGCGCTCCAACGCGTACCGGATCGAGGACGGGACCATCCTTCGGCATCCCGCCGACGAGGGGCTGAGCGTGGCGGAGCTGCTGGCCCTCCTCTCGCGCCACGACGACGCCCACGCCGATGGCGGGCGTGAGCTGCAGTCGACGGCTCCGCACCCGGGAAGCCCCGAAGACGACCAGCGACCGCATGAAGGGAGCTGA
- a CDS encoding ANTAR domain-containing protein — translation MSERTVTTQLTVADEASRAHLLGIETRPEGYATLVVVSGAIDLVTERALHNGLRQALARSERGIELDLSGVDFCDCSGLNVLLCVRRRALDEGKIITIRSAGPAMLRLFSITGTLPLFAGTGDADETAVTGEPGVTGQSAVTGESHGTGESDEDLRIEVVQLRRAMQTRPAIDIARGILMASFGLSTEEAWNVLVAVSQNTNTKLHEVADNLVDSVTGDALPELFRLRIAETVSALRALPDDPSPLARTPDDGPPQDRRSSAANRPSERAARSARS, via the coding sequence ATGTCGGAACGTACAGTCACCACGCAGCTCACAGTGGCGGACGAAGCCTCCCGGGCACACCTGCTCGGGATCGAGACGCGTCCCGAGGGCTACGCGACGCTCGTCGTCGTGTCCGGCGCGATCGACCTCGTCACGGAGCGGGCACTGCACAACGGTCTGCGCCAGGCCCTCGCCCGTTCGGAGCGCGGCATCGAGCTCGATCTGAGCGGCGTCGACTTCTGCGACTGCTCCGGACTCAACGTCCTGCTCTGTGTCCGCAGGCGCGCCCTCGACGAGGGCAAGATCATCACGATTCGGTCGGCGGGCCCCGCGATGCTCCGGCTCTTCTCGATCACCGGCACGCTGCCACTGTTCGCCGGCACGGGCGACGCCGACGAGACCGCCGTCACGGGCGAACCCGGCGTCACGGGCCAATCCGCGGTCACGGGTGAGTCCCACGGCACGGGTGAATCCGACGAGGACCTGCGGATCGAAGTCGTACAGCTCCGGCGGGCCATGCAGACGCGGCCCGCCATCGACATCGCGCGGGGCATCCTCATGGCGTCCTTCGGGCTGAGCACCGAGGAAGCCTGGAACGTGCTGGTCGCGGTCTCCCAGAACACCAACACCAAGCTGCACGAGGTGGCCGACAACCTCGTCGACTCCGTCACGGGGGACGCGCTCCCCGAGCTGTTCCGACTCCGGATCGCCGAGACGGTCTCCGCTCTCCGGGCCCTGCCGGACGACCCGTCACCCCTGGCCCGCACCCCTGACGACGGTCCGCCGCAAGACCGGAGAAGCTCAGCCGCGAACCGTCCGTCCGAGCGCGCGGCCCGCTCAGCGCGTTCCTGA
- a CDS encoding CsbD family protein, with protein sequence MVDKGRTDKIKGKVKELAGKATSDREQEQEGKLEQARGEAKKKRDQQEKGKGSGTR encoded by the coding sequence ATGGTGGACAAGGGCCGTACCGACAAGATCAAGGGCAAGGTCAAGGAACTGGCCGGCAAGGCCACGAGCGACCGCGAGCAGGAGCAGGAAGGCAAGCTGGAACAGGCTCGCGGCGAGGCCAAGAAGAAGAGGGACCAGCAAGAAAAGGGGAAAGGCTCAGGAACGCGCTGA
- a CDS encoding Ppx/GppA phosphatase family protein — MRMSVLDVGSNTVRLVVADTQNGVPLPAHTEKWKLRLAEKVEPGGVIPGESVQQLVKAVAAADRTARRWGAGGPLAFATAVVRAAPNRLDVLRTVRNETGVRLCTLPGEVEAELTFLGARRWMGWRAGALVLFDIGGGSLEVAFGRGRLPDFAASLPLGAGRLTREFLGGQDPPSEEDLRALRRRVRHQLRDVAARLRWEGPHMAVATSRTFQQLARLCGAAPGRQGVFVARQLRRGDLRACLPLLAALPAAERAMLPGVSAPRALQSLAGAVVGHTAMKLTGIETLTICPWAIREGVLLRCVEDGGSWWAEITQERDEAAPAGPTPLRIATPET; from the coding sequence ATGCGAATGAGCGTGCTGGACGTGGGCTCGAACACGGTTCGGCTGGTGGTCGCGGACACCCAGAACGGTGTTCCCCTGCCGGCGCACACGGAGAAGTGGAAGCTGCGGCTCGCCGAAAAGGTGGAACCCGGCGGAGTGATCCCCGGGGAGTCCGTGCAGCAGCTCGTGAAGGCGGTCGCGGCGGCAGACCGGACCGCCCGGCGGTGGGGTGCGGGAGGGCCGCTCGCCTTCGCGACGGCGGTCGTGCGGGCCGCGCCGAACCGGCTCGACGTGCTGCGGACCGTACGCAACGAGACCGGCGTACGGCTGTGCACGCTGCCGGGGGAGGTCGAGGCCGAGCTCACCTTTCTCGGTGCCCGGCGGTGGATGGGCTGGCGGGCCGGGGCTCTCGTGCTGTTCGACATCGGCGGCGGCTCGCTGGAGGTGGCCTTCGGGCGGGGCAGGCTGCCCGACTTCGCGGCGTCACTGCCGCTCGGCGCGGGCCGACTGACCCGGGAGTTCCTCGGTGGCCAGGACCCGCCGTCCGAGGAGGACCTGAGGGCGTTGCGCCGCCGGGTGCGCCATCAGCTGCGGGACGTGGCCGCACGGCTCAGGTGGGAGGGGCCCCACATGGCGGTGGCGACCTCGCGGACCTTCCAGCAGCTGGCCCGGCTGTGCGGTGCCGCACCCGGTCGCCAGGGCGTGTTCGTGGCACGGCAACTGCGCCGGGGAGATCTCCGTGCCTGTCTGCCCCTGCTCGCAGCCCTGCCCGCGGCCGAGCGGGCGATGCTTCCCGGTGTCTCCGCGCCGCGGGCCCTGCAGAGTTTGGCCGGAGCGGTGGTGGGACACACGGCGATGAAGCTGACGGGCATCGAGACGCTCACCATCTGCCCGTGGGCCATCCGCGAAGGAGTGCTGCTGCGGTGCGTCGAGGACGGCGGGTCGTGGTGGGCGGAGATCACCCAGGAACGGGACGAAGCAGCGCCCGCGGGGCCGACCCCGCTGCGGATCGCGACGCCGGAGACCTGA
- the hrpA gene encoding ATP-dependent RNA helicase HrpA — protein sequence MSTHPASAPGAPALGDLAPRLTELSLRDAHRLGRRLEGARRIRKPEARSAVLAEIEAEVAKAELRMAERRSRVPAVSYPEQLPVSQKKDEIAAAIRDHQVVIVAGETGSGKTTQIPKICVELGRGVRGMIGHTQPRRIAARTVAERIADELDTPLGEAVGWKVRFTDQVNQDATVIKLMTDGILLAEIQTDRELRAYDTIIIDEAHERSLNIDFLLGYLAQLLPQRPDLKVVITSATIDPERFSRHFGDAPIVEVSGRTYPVEVRYRPLLEEDSEDSDRDQITAICDAVDELQGEGKGDILVFLSGEREIRDTADALGKKNYRFTEVLPLYARLSHAEQHRVFQQHTGRRIVLATNVAETSLTVPGIKYVIDPGFARISRYSHRTKVQRLPIEAISQASANQRKGRCGRTSDGICIRLYSEDDFESRAEFTDAEILRTNLASVILQMTAAGLGDIEKFPFIDPPDHRNIRDGVQLLQELNALDPAEKDPRKRLTDTGRKLAQLPVDPRLARMVLEADKNGCVREVMVIAAALSIQDPRERPAEKQTQADQQHARFKDETSDFLALLNLWRYVREQQKERGSSSFRRMCKQEYLNFLRIREWQDIYTQLRTVARQMGIHPNEDDAPEQSVHVSLLAGLLSHIGMKDVPTKTTAAGTGGSTSTGDSNRNTSGKNEYVGARNAKFAIFPGSALFKKPPRFVMSAELVETSRLWARVNARIEPEWVEPLAEHLLKRTYSEPHWEKDQAAVMAYEKVTLYGVPIVAQRKVNYGRIDAEVSRELFIRNALVEGDWRTHHKFFADNRRLLTEVEELEHRARRRDILVDDETLFDFYDERVPEHVVSGAHFDSWWKHKRQEEPELLDFERAMLINERAGDVSKDDYPDAWHQGPLKFRVTYQFEPGADADGVTVHIPLQVLNQVTDENFDWQIPGLREELVTELIRSLPKPIRRNYVPAPNFAQRFLATAVPLQEPLTVTMARELKRMVGVPFTADDFDLDRIPDHLRVTFRIVDERRRKLAEDKDLEVLRLRLKPKARQAISQAAAATAERAGGESLERTGLTDWSIGTLTPLFETRRAGQPVKAYPALVDDGDTVSVRLFDTEAEQRQAMWKGTRRLVLRNIPVNPAKFASEKLTNVQKLALSANPHGSIQALFDDCAMAAADKLIADFGGPAWDEESYRKLYEKVRAEIVDTTIRTVNQVQQVLAAWQACERRLKGVRSAVLLPNLTDVRKQLDALVRPGFVTATGLRRLPDLMRYLVAADRRLQQMPTNVQRDTSRMEKVHEMQDEYAWLLEQLPQGRPVPSAVTDIRWMIEELRVSYFAHALGTAYPVSDKRIVKAIDAQAP from the coding sequence ATGTCTACGCACCCCGCCTCCGCCCCCGGCGCTCCCGCTCTCGGTGACCTCGCCCCCCGCCTGACCGAGCTGTCCCTGCGCGACGCGCACCGGCTCGGGCGCAGGCTCGAAGGTGCGCGCAGGATCCGCAAGCCGGAGGCCCGTTCCGCCGTCCTCGCCGAGATCGAGGCGGAGGTCGCGAAGGCCGAGCTGAGGATGGCCGAGCGCCGCAGCCGCGTGCCGGCCGTCAGCTATCCCGAGCAGCTTCCCGTCAGTCAGAAGAAGGACGAGATCGCCGCCGCCATCCGCGATCACCAGGTCGTCATCGTCGCCGGTGAGACCGGGTCCGGGAAGACCACCCAGATCCCCAAGATCTGCGTCGAACTCGGCCGGGGCGTCCGCGGCATGATCGGGCACACCCAGCCCCGCCGTATCGCCGCCCGTACCGTCGCCGAGCGGATCGCGGACGAGCTGGACACGCCCCTCGGTGAGGCCGTCGGCTGGAAGGTCCGGTTCACCGACCAGGTGAACCAGGACGCGACGGTCATCAAGCTGATGACGGACGGCATCCTGCTCGCCGAGATCCAGACCGACCGCGAGCTGCGCGCCTACGACACGATCATCATCGACGAGGCCCACGAGCGGTCCCTCAACATCGACTTCCTGCTCGGGTACCTGGCGCAGCTGCTGCCCCAGCGGCCCGACCTGAAGGTCGTCATCACCTCGGCGACCATCGACCCCGAGCGCTTCTCCCGGCACTTCGGCGACGCCCCCATCGTGGAGGTCTCCGGCCGTACGTACCCCGTCGAGGTCCGCTACCGGCCGCTTCTGGAAGAGGACAGCGAGGACTCCGACCGCGACCAGATCACCGCGATCTGCGACGCGGTCGACGAGCTCCAGGGCGAGGGCAAGGGCGACATCCTCGTCTTCCTCTCCGGCGAGCGCGAGATCCGCGACACGGCGGACGCGCTCGGCAAGAAGAACTACCGGTTCACCGAGGTCCTGCCCCTGTACGCCCGCCTCTCGCACGCCGAGCAGCACCGGGTGTTCCAGCAGCACACAGGGCGCAGGATCGTTCTGGCGACCAACGTCGCCGAGACCTCGCTCACCGTGCCGGGCATCAAGTACGTCATCGACCCCGGGTTCGCCCGTATCTCCCGCTACAGCCACCGCACGAAGGTCCAGCGGCTGCCCATCGAGGCGATCTCCCAGGCCAGCGCCAACCAGCGCAAGGGCCGCTGCGGCCGTACGTCGGACGGAATCTGCATCCGGCTCTACAGCGAGGACGACTTCGAGTCGCGAGCGGAGTTCACGGACGCCGAGATCCTGCGGACGAACCTCGCCTCCGTCATCCTCCAGATGACCGCGGCCGGGCTCGGCGACATCGAGAAGTTCCCCTTCATCGACCCGCCGGACCACCGCAACATCCGCGACGGCGTCCAGCTCCTCCAGGAGCTCAACGCGCTCGACCCCGCCGAGAAGGACCCCCGCAAACGGCTCACGGACACCGGCCGCAAGCTCGCGCAGCTGCCCGTCGACCCCCGGCTGGCCCGGATGGTCCTGGAGGCCGACAAGAACGGCTGTGTCCGCGAGGTCATGGTGATCGCCGCCGCGCTCTCCATCCAGGACCCGCGCGAACGCCCCGCCGAGAAGCAGACGCAGGCCGACCAGCAGCACGCCCGCTTCAAGGACGAGACGTCGGACTTCCTCGCCCTGCTCAACCTCTGGCGGTATGTCCGTGAGCAGCAGAAGGAACGCGGCTCGTCCTCGTTCCGGCGGATGTGCAAGCAGGAGTACCTGAACTTCCTGCGCATCCGCGAGTGGCAGGACATCTACACCCAACTCCGTACCGTGGCACGCCAGATGGGCATCCACCCCAACGAGGACGACGCCCCCGAGCAGAGCGTCCACGTCTCCCTCCTGGCCGGCCTCCTCTCCCACATCGGCATGAAGGACGTGCCGACGAAAACCACGGCGGCGGGTACCGGAGGCTCCACCTCGACCGGTGACAGCAACCGCAACACCTCCGGCAAGAACGAGTACGTCGGTGCCCGCAACGCCAAGTTCGCGATCTTCCCCGGCTCCGCCCTGTTCAAGAAGCCCCCGCGCTTCGTGATGTCGGCGGAGCTGGTGGAGACCTCGCGGCTGTGGGCCCGCGTCAACGCGCGCATCGAACCCGAGTGGGTCGAGCCCCTCGCCGAGCACCTCCTCAAGCGCACGTACAGCGAGCCGCACTGGGAGAAGGACCAGGCCGCGGTGATGGCGTACGAGAAGGTGACGCTGTACGGCGTACCGATCGTCGCCCAGCGGAAGGTGAACTACGGGCGCATCGACGCGGAGGTGTCCCGTGAGCTGTTCATCCGGAACGCGCTGGTCGAGGGCGACTGGCGGACGCACCACAAGTTCTTCGCCGACAACCGCCGACTCCTCACCGAGGTCGAGGAGTTGGAGCACCGGGCCCGCCGCCGGGACATCCTCGTCGACGACGAGACGCTCTTCGACTTCTACGACGAGCGCGTCCCCGAACACGTGGTCTCCGGGGCGCACTTCGACTCCTGGTGGAAGCACAAACGGCAAGAGGAGCCCGAACTCCTCGACTTCGAGCGGGCGATGCTCATCAACGAGCGCGCCGGTGACGTCAGCAAGGACGACTATCCGGACGCCTGGCACCAGGGACCGCTCAAGTTCCGGGTGACGTACCAGTTCGAGCCGGGCGCGGACGCCGACGGTGTGACCGTCCACATCCCGCTCCAGGTGCTGAACCAGGTCACCGACGAGAACTTCGACTGGCAGATCCCGGGGCTGCGCGAGGAGCTGGTGACGGAACTCATCCGCTCCCTCCCGAAGCCGATCCGCCGCAACTACGTCCCGGCGCCCAACTTCGCCCAGCGTTTCCTGGCCACCGCGGTGCCCCTCCAGGAGCCGTTGACCGTCACCATGGCCCGCGAGTTGAAGCGCATGGTCGGAGTCCCCTTCACCGCCGACGACTTCGACCTGGACCGGATCCCCGACCATCTCCGCGTCACCTTCCGGATCGTCGACGAGCGGCGCCGCAAGCTGGCCGAGGACAAGGACCTTGAGGTCCTGCGTCTCCGGCTCAAGCCGAAGGCCCGCCAGGCCATCTCCCAGGCCGCCGCGGCCACCGCGGAGCGCGCCGGCGGCGAGTCCCTGGAACGCACCGGCCTGACGGACTGGTCGATCGGCACCCTCACGCCGCTCTTCGAGACGCGCAGAGCCGGCCAGCCGGTCAAGGCGTACCCGGCGCTGGTCGACGACGGCGACACCGTCTCCGTACGTCTCTTCGACACCGAGGCGGAGCAGCGGCAGGCGATGTGGAAGGGCACCCGGCGGCTCGTTCTGCGCAACATCCCGGTCAATCCTGCGAAGTTCGCGTCCGAGAAGTTGACGAATGTTCAGAAGCTCGCGCTGTCGGCGAATCCGCACGGTTCGATCCAGGCCCTGTTCGACGACTGCGCGATGGCCGCGGCCGACAAGCTGATCGCCGATTTCGGCGGCCCCGCATGGGACGAGGAGTCGTACCGGAAGCTGTACGAGAAGGTGCGCGCCGAGATCGTCGACACGACGATCCGTACGGTCAACCAGGTGCAGCAGGTGCTGGCCGCCTGGCAGGCCTGTGAGCGCCGTCTGAAGGGCGTACGCAGCGCCGTGCTCCTCCCGAACCTGACGGACGTACGCAAGCAGCTGGACGCCCTCGTACGGCCCGGGTTCGTGACGGCGACCGGCCTGCGGCGGCTGCCCGACCTGATGCGCTACCTCGTCGCCGCGGACCGGCGCCTTCAGCAGATGCCCACCAACGTCCAGCGGGACACCTCCCGCATGGAGAAGGTGCACGAGATGCAGGACGAGTACGCGTGGCTCCTTGAGCAGTTGCCGCAGGGCCGGCCGGTACCGTCGGCGGTCACGGACATCCGCTGGATGATCGAGGAGCTCCGCGTCAGCTACTTCGCCCACGCGCTGGGCACGGCGTACCCGGTGTCGGACAAGCGGATCGTGAAGGCGATCGACGCGCAGGCCCCGTGA
- a CDS encoding DUF6274 family protein — MAATVRRHETRALLRAHLSAASGYPHLTRHCPICHRLQRLAMERCAEADGDTDAEVEDEDEDDETPSANSSPL; from the coding sequence ATGGCGGCGACCGTGCGACGGCATGAGACGCGTGCTCTGCTTCGGGCACATCTGTCGGCCGCCAGCGGGTACCCGCATCTGACGCGACACTGTCCGATCTGCCACCGGTTACAGAGGCTCGCCATGGAGCGCTGCGCCGAGGCCGACGGAGACACCGACGCAGAGGTCGAGGACGAGGACGAGGACGACGAGACACCGAGTGCCAACAGCAGCCCCCTTTAG
- the bldC gene encoding developmental transcriptional regulator BldC — protein MTARTPDAEPLLTPAEVATMFRVDPKTVTRWAKAGKLTSIRTLGGHRRYREAEVRALLAGIPQQRTEA, from the coding sequence ATGACCGCTCGCACCCCTGATGCCGAGCCGCTGCTGACCCCGGCTGAGGTCGCCACCATGTTCCGTGTTGACCCCAAGACGGTGACGCGGTGGGCGAAGGCCGGCAAGCTCACATCCATCCGCACGCTCGGCGGACACCGCCGTTACCGCGAGGCCGAGGTCCGCGCCCTGCTTGCGGGCATTCCGCAGCAGCGCACCGAGGCCTGA
- a CDS encoding Leu/Phe/Val dehydrogenase produces the protein MTDVTGAPADVLHTLFHSDQGGHEQVVLCQDRATGLKAVIAIHSTALGPALGGTRFYPYASEAEAVTDALNLARGMSYKNAMAGLDHGGGKAVIIGDPADRDHGGIKSEELLLAYGRFVASLGGRYVTACDVGTYVADMDVVARECRWTTGRSPENGGAGDSSVLTAFGVYQGMRASAQHLWGDPSLRARRIGIAGVGKVGHHLVEHLVAEGAEVFVTDVRADAVRRITERHRNVLAVADTDELIRVDGLAVYAPCALGGALNDATVPVLTAEVVCGAANNQLSHPGVEKDLADRGILYAPDYVVNAGGVIQVADELHGFDFERCRAKAAKIYDTTLAIFARAKSDGIPPAAAADRIAEQRMAEARRSR, from the coding sequence GTGACCGACGTAACCGGCGCGCCTGCTGATGTACTGCACACCCTGTTCCACTCGGATCAGGGGGGTCATGAGCAAGTCGTGCTCTGCCAGGACCGGGCCACCGGCCTCAAGGCCGTGATCGCCATCCACTCCACCGCCCTGGGCCCCGCGCTCGGCGGTACGCGCTTCTACCCGTACGCGAGCGAGGCGGAGGCCGTCACGGACGCGCTGAACCTCGCGCGCGGGATGTCGTACAAGAACGCCATGGCCGGTCTCGACCACGGCGGCGGCAAGGCCGTGATCATCGGCGACCCGGCCGACCGCGACCACGGCGGCATCAAGAGCGAGGAACTCCTGCTCGCGTACGGCCGGTTCGTGGCCTCGCTCGGCGGACGGTACGTCACCGCGTGCGACGTCGGCACGTATGTGGCCGACATGGACGTGGTCGCGCGCGAGTGCCGCTGGACGACCGGACGGTCCCCGGAGAACGGCGGCGCCGGCGACTCGTCCGTCCTGACCGCATTCGGCGTCTACCAGGGCATGCGGGCGAGCGCCCAGCACCTCTGGGGCGATCCGTCGCTGCGCGCCAGGCGGATCGGCATCGCGGGCGTCGGCAAGGTCGGGCACCACCTCGTGGAGCACCTGGTGGCGGAAGGCGCCGAGGTCTTCGTCACGGACGTACGCGCCGATGCCGTACGGCGGATCACCGAGCGGCACCGGAACGTCCTGGCCGTCGCCGACACGGACGAGCTGATCCGCGTCGACGGGCTCGCCGTCTACGCGCCCTGCGCCCTCGGTGGAGCCCTGAACGATGCCACCGTGCCCGTGCTGACCGCCGAGGTGGTGTGCGGGGCGGCCAACAACCAGCTCTCGCACCCGGGCGTCGAGAAGGACCTCGCGGACCGCGGGATCCTCTACGCGCCCGACTACGTCGTGAACGCCGGTGGCGTGATCCAGGTGGCCGACGAGCTGCACGGGTTCGACTTCGAGCGGTGCAGGGCGAAGGCCGCGAAGATCTACGACACCACGCTGGCCATATTCGCACGTGCGAAGTCGGACGGCATTCCGCCGGCCGCGGCGGCCGACCGGATCGCCGAACAGCGCATGGCGGAGGCCCGTCGGAGCCGGTAG
- a CDS encoding DUF3073 domain-containing protein, whose translation MGRGRAKAKQTKVARQLKYSSGGTDLSRLANELGASTSSQPPNGEPFEDDDEEEDDPYAQYADRYNDDDEDEDDQSSGPASSQQRRGA comes from the coding sequence ATGGGGCGCGGCCGGGCAAAGGCCAAGCAGACGAAGGTCGCCCGCCAGCTGAAGTACAGCAGCGGCGGGACTGACCTCTCGCGCCTGGCCAATGAGCTGGGCGCTTCGACTTCGAGCCAGCCGCCGAATGGCGAGCCGTTCGAGGACGACGACGAGGAAGAAGACGACCCGTACGCCCAGTACGCGGATCGGTACAACGACGACGATGAGGACGAGGACGATCAGTCCTCAGGTCCCGCTTCGTCGCAACAACGCCGTGGGGCTTGA